One genomic window of Luteitalea pratensis includes the following:
- a CDS encoding ATP-dependent DNA ligase encodes MARGDVTPPVEPMLAKAATDLPDGDGWCYEPKWDGFRAIAFRDGGSVYIQSRDLKPLDRYFPDVHDALVRGLPDGAVVDGEVVIATPRGLDFDALQMRLHPAASRVEKLSRETPASFVAFDVLAADHEDLRRHPLAARRARLEALAPGFTPSMHLTPLTRDRALAADWLARFEGAGLDGVVAKHADAIYEPGRRTMVKIKHVRTADCVVAGFRWHKAGPETHVGSLLLGLYDDAGVLQHVGVTSSFTMAMRQQLATELAPLRKDALREHPWRAWAEVSAAGTRMPGGQSRWSAGKDLSWEPLRIERVCEVTYDHLQGNRFRHATVFRRWRPDKPQEHCRYDQLEVTTPYELARVFSAARAGSA; translated from the coding sequence ATGGCACGAGGTGACGTGACACCGCCGGTCGAGCCGATGCTGGCCAAGGCCGCGACAGACCTGCCCGACGGTGACGGCTGGTGCTACGAGCCGAAGTGGGATGGCTTCCGGGCGATCGCGTTTCGTGACGGCGGCTCCGTCTACATCCAGAGCCGGGACCTGAAGCCGCTCGATCGCTACTTCCCCGACGTCCACGACGCGCTCGTCCGGGGCTTGCCTGACGGGGCGGTCGTCGACGGCGAGGTGGTCATCGCCACGCCGCGTGGCCTCGACTTCGATGCGCTGCAGATGCGGCTGCACCCGGCCGCGTCGCGCGTCGAGAAATTGTCGCGCGAAACGCCGGCTTCCTTCGTCGCGTTCGACGTGCTCGCCGCCGATCACGAGGACCTGCGCAGGCACCCGCTGGCGGCCCGGCGCGCGCGCCTCGAAGCGCTCGCGCCCGGCTTCACGCCGTCGATGCACCTCACGCCACTGACACGCGACCGTGCCCTCGCGGCGGACTGGCTGGCCCGGTTCGAAGGAGCGGGGCTCGATGGCGTTGTCGCCAAGCACGCCGATGCGATCTACGAGCCTGGCCGCCGCACGATGGTCAAGATCAAGCACGTCCGCACTGCCGATTGCGTCGTCGCCGGCTTCCGCTGGCACAAGGCCGGCCCGGAGACACATGTGGGTTCCCTGCTGCTCGGCCTGTACGACGATGCCGGCGTCCTGCAACACGTGGGCGTGACGTCGTCGTTCACGATGGCGATGCGTCAGCAGCTAGCGACCGAACTCGCGCCGTTGCGGAAGGACGCCTTGCGCGAGCACCCGTGGCGCGCATGGGCCGAAGTCAGCGCCGCAGGCACGCGAATGCCCGGCGGGCAGAGTCGCTGGAGCGCGGGCAAGGATCTGTCGTGGGAACCCCTGCGCATCGAGCGGGTATGCGAGGTGACCTACGACCACCTGCAGGGCAATCGGTTCCGCCACGCGACGGTGTTCAGGCGCTGGCGCCCCGACAAGCCCCAGGAGCACTGCCGCTACGACCAGCTCGAGGTCACGACTCCTTACGAGTTGGCGCGTGTCTTCTCCGCGGCGCGGGCGGGGTCTGCGTAA
- a CDS encoding DinB family protein gives MLDNTSRTRRPFVLAEAVTLLANTPRTLDALLRTLSDDWLAAHEGGETWSPPDVLGHLIHGERTDWLPRARIIMQHGEAQAFEPYDRFAQFAERGRPLPDMLDDFASLRAQNLRDLAALQITPADLERRGRHPDFGPVTLSQLLATWVAHDLDHVIQIARVLGTQYADEVGPWRRYLRVISGQQG, from the coding sequence ATGCTAGACAACACTTCCCGGACTCGTCGCCCGTTCGTTCTCGCCGAGGCGGTGACGCTGCTGGCGAACACGCCACGTACCCTCGACGCACTGCTGCGGACACTGTCGGACGACTGGCTCGCCGCGCACGAGGGCGGCGAGACCTGGAGTCCCCCCGACGTCCTCGGCCACCTGATTCACGGCGAGCGCACCGACTGGCTGCCGCGCGCCCGGATCATCATGCAACACGGCGAGGCGCAGGCATTCGAGCCGTACGACCGCTTCGCACAGTTTGCCGAGCGCGGGCGCCCGCTGCCCGACATGCTGGACGACTTCGCGTCGCTGCGGGCGCAGAACCTGCGCGATCTCGCGGCCCTGCAGATCACGCCGGCAGATCTCGAACGGCGAGGGCGCCATCCCGACTTCGGCCCTGTGACGCTGTCGCAACTGCTGGCGACGTGGGTCGCGCATGACCTGGACCACGTGATCCAGATCGCACGCGTGCTCGGGACGCAGTATGCGGACGAGGTCGGTCCCTGGCGACGCTACCTGCGTGTGATCAGTGGGCAGCAGGGGTAG